The Salmo trutta chromosome 6, fSalTru1.1, whole genome shotgun sequence genome has a window encoding:
- the LOC115195429 gene encoding lipocalin: MRLSIMGVLLCATLVACVDVMPQKDFNLEKMAGKWWVVGFATNAQWFVKRKSSMKMGTSMLLPTAGGDLDISCATQNADGSCWRMTELAKKTDIPGRFTFTSQRWNNENDMRVVAVQYDDFALIHTIKTKHGVTDVLNKLYSRTPEVSADLQKKFMQFSLDTGILSGNIVILPKNGECAEA, encoded by the exons ATGAGGCTGAGCATAATGGGAGTTCTGCTGTGCGCTACGCTGGTCGCCTGTGTCGACGTCATGCCTCAGAAAGACTTCAACctggagaag atgGCTGGTAAGTGGTGGGTCGTGGGCTTTGCCACCAACGCCCAGTGGTTTGTGAAACGTAAGAGTAGCATGAAGATGGGAACTTCCATGTTGCTGCCCACTGCCGGAGGAGACCTGGACATCAGCTGCGCCACCCagaa cgcTGATGGCTCTTGCTGGAGGATGACCGAACTGGCCAAGAAGACTGACATCCCAGGCCGCTTCACCTTCACCAGCCAGc gttGGAACAATGAAAATGACATGCGTGTGGTAGCTGTCCAGTATGATGACTTTGCTCTGATCCACACCATCAAGACCAAACACGGAGTAACTGACGTGCTCAACAAACTCTACA GTCGCACTCCAGAAGTGAGCGCAGATCTCCAGAAGAAGTTCATGCAGTTCTCTCTGGATACAGGAATCCTCTCTGGGAACATTGTTATCCTGCCCAAGAACG GTGAATGTGCCGAGGCATAA
- the LOC115195426 gene encoding nuclear factor 7, brain has product MASRLSLQEDDLSCAVCCDIFKDPVILSCSHSFCKACLLEYCRGKAEQECPVCRRSSSRADPPCNLVLKNLCEAFLQERRRRDSGESEQRCNLHNEKLKLFCLDDKQPICVVCQASRKHKNHNCCPIDEAAQDHREELQTVLKPLQKKLKVFNEVKEICDETAKHIKSKAQSTEILIRKAFEKLHQFLREEEEVRIAVLREEEEQKSQVMKEKIEEMNREISSLSDTIRALEEELRAEDISFLKNYKATVVRTQCTLPDPQLVSGGLIDVAKHLGNLQFRVWEEMQGIVKYNPVILDPNTANPNLLLSEDLTSAIYNDERQQLPDNPERFNYYKMVLGSEGFTSGTHSWDVEVGFNKALGVIAESVQRKAKVESGFWCLSLWCVSTCDAYGYDVGGDIRYKVESPPRPDIQLRLTKKPHRIRVQLDWDRGTLSFSDPDNNTCLYTITHTFTERVFPYLLNECALQPMSILPG; this is encoded by the exons CTCCAAGAGGACGATCTAtcctgtgctgtgtgctgtgacATCTTCAAGGATCCCGTCATTCTGTCATGTAGTCACAGCTTCTGTAAAGCCTGTCTGCTGGAATACTGCAGGGGGAAGGCAGAACAGGAATGTCCAGTTTGCAGGAGATCATCTTCAAGGGCAGATCCTCCCTGTAACCTGGTCTTAAAGAACCTGTGTGAGGCATTcttacaggagaggaggaggagagattcaGGGGAGTCTGAGCAGCGCTGCAATCTGCACAACGAGAAACTCAAGCTCTTCTGTCTGGACGATAAACAGCCCATCTGTGTTGTGTGTCAGGCCTCCAGAAAACATAAAAACCACAACTGCTGCCCCATAGACGAAGCTGCACAGGACCACAGG GAAGAACTCCAGACTGTCCTGAAGCCCTTACAGAAGAAGCTGAAGGTCTTTAATGAAGTTAAAGAAATCTGTGATGAAACAGCAAAGCATATTAAA AGCAAGGCCCAGAGCACAGAGATACTGATTAGAAAGGCGTTTGAGAAGCTCCACCAGTTTCTacgagaggaagaggaggtgaggaTAGCTGttctgagggaggaagaggagcagaagAGTCAGGTGATGAAGGAGAAGATTGAggagatgaacagagagataTCATCACTTTCAGACACAATCAGAGCCCTAGAGGAGGAGCTGAGAGCTGAAGACATCTCATTCCTCAAG AACTATAAGGCCACAGTGGTAAG AACCCAGTGCACACTGCCGGATCCACAGCTGGTCTCAGGAGGGCTCATAGACGTCGCCAAACACCTGGGAAACCTGCAGTTCAGAGTCTGGGAGGAGATGCAGGGGATTGTGAAATACA ATCCTGTGATTCTGGACCCCAACACTGCCAACCCAAATCTTCTGCTGTCTGAGGACCTGACCAGTGCCATATACAATGACGAGAGACAGCAGCTTCCTGACAACCCAGAGAGGTTTAATTACTATAAAATGGTCTTGGGCTCTGAGGGCTTTACCTCAGGGACACACAGCTGGGATGTTGAGGTAGGGTTCAATAAAGCCCTGGGTGTGATAGCAGAGTCTGTCCAGAGGAAGGCAAAAGTAGAAAGTGGATTTTGGTGTTTAAGCCTTTGGTGTGTAAGCACCTGTGATGCGTATGGTTATGATGTTGGTGGTGATATTAGATATAAAGTGGAGTCCCCACCGAGGCCAGACATCCAGCTCAGATTGACAAAGAAACCCCATAGGATCAGAGTGCAGCTGGACTGGGACAGAGGAACGCTGTCATTCTCTGACCCTGATAATAACACATGTTTATACACTATTACACACACTTTCACTGAGAGAGTCTTTCCCTACCTTCTCAATGAATGTGCCCTCCAGCCAATGAGCATTTTACCAGGGTAA